A single Filimonas effusa DNA region contains:
- a CDS encoding immunity 49 family protein, with product MEISNKTKEERLLLTCKSYIDNMPNLIQSLDAGRTNERFFSMTSWSIFQSFALKSFFLDKDIDFAKLCFYKCGLLDELRITKYDDHILNVGIVHITYTLLSDNIDLINRYSYLKHATFEETINKGTSTPMYILQCIIRDDWAEFDRSMHIMKNKTVPKLKMDLDAAYFEAFAEKDKSKMEQILAELVSPVVHKKRNSQQTFCDFISQPALGYAKLAWLKGIEVEVNSPYVPKELLPVKPLESYRELDLFTDFQ from the coding sequence ATGGAAATATCTAACAAAACAAAAGAGGAACGTTTGTTGTTGACTTGCAAAAGTTATATTGACAACATGCCAAATTTGATCCAATCTTTGGATGCGGGGAGAACTAATGAACGATTCTTTTCAATGACTTCCTGGAGCATATTTCAATCTTTTGCGTTGAAATCCTTTTTCCTTGATAAGGATATAGATTTTGCAAAATTGTGCTTCTATAAATGTGGTTTACTAGATGAATTGCGAATTACCAAATATGACGATCATATTCTTAATGTAGGTATCGTCCATATAACCTACACATTGTTAAGTGACAATATTGATCTGATCAATAGATATTCGTATCTTAAGCATGCTACCTTTGAAGAAACAATTAACAAAGGCACCTCAACCCCTATGTATATCCTTCAGTGCATTATAAGAGATGATTGGGCAGAGTTTGACCGTTCCATGCATATTATGAAAAATAAGACGGTTCCTAAACTTAAAATGGATTTAGATGCTGCCTATTTTGAGGCCTTTGCAGAGAAAGACAAGAGCAAAATGGAACAAATTCTGGCCGAGTTGGTAAGTCCTGTAGTTCATAAAAAAAGAAATAGCCAACAAACATTTTGCGATTTCATCTCCCAACCCGCACTTGGCTACGCCAAACTAGCATGGCTAAAAGGTATTGAAGTGGAGGTAAACAGCCCTTATGTTCCTAAAGAGCTTTTGCCGGTAAAACCCCTGGAATCTTACCGTGAACTGGATCTCTTTACAGATTTTCAATAG
- a CDS encoding Imm49 family immunity protein, which translates to MELHQRTKEERLLAASNSQIANLPRLRESLLTGKTNERFFSMTAWYQLETFALKALFIDKDITFARLCFYKCGLLDELLINKYDEKILNAGIVHLTFALLSDDKELIRRYANLTDSTYLQKVMQGLSTPMYILQCIMKDDWAEFEHTMQIMKTKTAPKLKMDLDAAYFEAFAEKDKNKMEQILAELVSPKVHKRRNSQQVYGEFISQPALGYAKLAWLKGIEVEVNSPYVPKELLPVKPLESYRELDLFTDFQ; encoded by the coding sequence ATGGAATTACATCAAAGGACAAAAGAAGAAAGGCTGCTAGCTGCCTCTAATAGTCAAATAGCCAATTTGCCTCGGTTAAGAGAATCATTACTGACGGGGAAAACAAACGAAAGATTCTTTTCTATGACAGCTTGGTATCAGCTTGAGACTTTTGCCTTAAAAGCTCTATTTATAGATAAAGATATAACATTTGCAAGGTTATGTTTCTATAAATGCGGCTTACTGGACGAGTTACTTATAAACAAATATGATGAAAAGATTCTGAATGCCGGCATAGTACATTTGACGTTTGCCTTATTAAGTGACGATAAGGAGCTTATTCGCAGGTATGCTAATTTGACTGATAGCACTTATTTGCAAAAGGTAATGCAGGGCTTATCAACCCCCATGTATATTCTTCAATGTATCATGAAGGACGATTGGGCAGAGTTTGAGCATACCATGCAGATTATGAAAACCAAAACGGCTCCTAAACTTAAAATGGATTTAGATGCTGCCTATTTTGAGGCCTTTGCAGAAAAAGACAAGAACAAAATGGAACAAATTTTGGCCGAGTTGGTCAGCCCTAAGGTACATAAAAGAAGAAACAGCCAGCAGGTGTATGGAGAGTTCATCTCCCAACCCGCACTCGGCTACGCCAAACTGGCATGGCTAAAAGGCATTGAAGTGGAGGTAAACAGCCCTTATGTTCCTAAAGAGCTTTTACCGGTAAAGCCACTGGAATCTTACCGTGAACTGGATCTCTTTACAGATTTTCAATAG
- a CDS encoding immunity 49 family protein, giving the protein METTKFEYAITRKKKEERLLAAYNSYIDSISKFKDSLLAGRTNERFFSLTAWGIFQTFALKSFFLDRNLCLTKLCFYKCGLLDELLTNKYDEKILDYGIVHITFALLSDNNDLINRYARLKHSIFDETIKLGSSTPMYILQCIIKEDWIEFERAMQIMKNKTVPKLKMDLDAAYFEAFAEKDKNKMEQILSELLSPKMHKKRNSQQVYGDFISQPALGYAKLAWLKGIEVEVNSPYVPKELLPVKPLESYRELDLFTDFQ; this is encoded by the coding sequence TTGGAAACTACTAAATTTGAATATGCAATTACCAGAAAAAAAAAAGAAGAGCGTTTGTTAGCTGCTTACAATAGTTATATAGATAGCATTTCAAAGTTTAAAGATTCTTTGTTGGCGGGAAGAACAAATGAAAGATTTTTCTCATTGACAGCTTGGGGAATATTTCAAACTTTTGCTTTAAAATCTTTTTTTCTCGACAGGAACCTATGTTTGACTAAATTGTGTTTTTATAAATGTGGGTTATTAGATGAATTATTAACCAATAAGTATGATGAAAAAATTTTAGATTATGGAATAGTTCATATAACCTTTGCATTATTAAGTGATAACAATGATCTGATTAATAGATACGCTCGATTAAAACACAGTATATTTGACGAGACAATAAAGCTAGGCTCTTCCACTCCTATGTATATTCTACAATGTATTATCAAGGAAGATTGGATCGAATTTGAACGGGCTATGCAGATTATGAAAAATAAGACGGTTCCTAAACTTAAGATGGATTTAGATGCTGCCTATTTTGAGGCCTTTGCAGAGAAAGACAAGAACAAAATGGAACAAATTTTGTCCGAGTTGCTCAGTCCTAAAATGCATAAAAAAAGAAATAGCCAGCAGGTGTATGGAGATTTCATCTCCCAACCCGCACTCGGCTACGCCAAACTGGCATGGCTAAAAGGCATTGAAGTCGAGGTAAACAGCCCTTATGTTCCTAAAGAGCTTTTACCGGTAAAACCCCTGGAATCTTACCGTGAATTGGATCTCTTTACAGATTTTCAATAG